The Dehalobacter sp. DCM sequence CGCGGACAACAAATTCCCCCGAACACAGGATAGATATTGTGGCTATAGGCACATCTACCGGTGGCCCAAGTGCCTTGCAAACAGTGCTCACCCAGCTTCCGAAGAATTTCTCAGTTCCGGTAATCGTGTCCCAGCATATGCCGCCAGGATTTACCGCATCGCTGGCTGCCAGATTGAATAGTATCTGTGAAATCACAGTGAAGGAAGTCGAAGATGGTGAAGTCTTGCGAGCGGGAACCGTGTATATCGGGCAAGCAGGGAAACAATTTCAGGTCATTGGCAATAACGGCAATTATACAGCAAAGGTCACTACGGAATCACCGATTGCAACTTTGTATAAGCCTTCGGTGGACGTCATGTTCATGTCGCTGGCTAAAACATCGGGAGCGGGAACGTTAGCCGTGGTCATGACAGGCATGGGCAATGATGGTCTCCAAGGGATGAAAGAACTCAAGGCCAAAGGAGCTTATGCCATTGCTGAATCTGAAAAAAGCTGCATCGTCTATGGTATGCCCCGGGCAATTGTCGAGGCTAAACTGGCGGATAGAATCGAGCTGTTACAGGATATTGGGAGCACGATCACGGCGTGTGTAAAAAGGAGGTCAAACATGTAATGGGCCTATTTACAAGTATGAATATCAGCGCTTCGGCGTTAACGGCACAAAAACTAAGACTGGACCTCATATCGAATAATATTGCCAATATCAATACGACCCATATCGGCGAAACGACCGCATCAGGAAACGCTGTTCCTT is a genomic window containing:
- a CDS encoding protein-glutamate methylesterase/protein-glutamine glutaminase, whose amino-acid sequence is MNRLHKPIRLLIVDDSSFIRMTLKKVLSRDPEIQVLDTAQDGLEALMKVRTLKPDVVTMDVEMPVKNGLEALEEIMRWQPTPVIILSSVTTDGAKMTMKAFDLGAVDVIAKPSGKEGDVLANLSDEIILKVKSAARIDPARLGRHGFKAIPDTEKQKTPNPRLPLSPKHSEPQPEARLISRTTNSPEHRIDIVAIGTSTGGPSALQTVLTQLPKNFSVPVIVSQHMPPGFTASLAARLNSICEITVKEVEDGEVLRAGTVYIGQAGKQFQVIGNNGNYTAKVTTESPIATLYKPSVDVMFMSLAKTSGAGTLAVVMTGMGNDGLQGMKELKAKGAYAIAESEKSCIVYGMPRAIVEAKLADRIELLQDIGSTITACVKRRSNM